A window of Festucalex cinctus isolate MCC-2025b chromosome 6, RoL_Fcin_1.0, whole genome shotgun sequence contains these coding sequences:
- the wfs1a gene encoding wolframin isoform X2, translating into MESTLSSDGLFSPEMAPKNKTTEVSSEPSTESSPLPTSASAGPDCSNPTPATDSSQSSIPTKRTFASIAQRVIIQERLRKAEEEDDADEEDEEPEEDLSKDEMEEKAKAGDARAQTRLAQHYLILAEEEDSDLNNRLAVNWLIKAAKQGRKTAARALQRCWIRKIGITEENEEDVRKLSAESKFERAVRKAAMMMYWKLNPEKKSKVAMAEMLENVSQVNKGLGDTTKRTSGPTSDETQKILENMVSSETNQLVDLDDFVEMTKSYAQGIVPSSPKTENPDGVEEELTSSEGKKSPSRSWSFGRSGMMLDTKQTDAIKKAMDMKSRLMMLRYPVDSAMEVKEHLVDWASRAGLQWLSTIIPTQHVNTLIFFFIISNLTVDLFAFVIPLLVFYLSFISMIICTLRVVQSSKTWENFRTLTSLLTRFEPGLDVEQAETDFGWNNLEPYIYFIFSVFFVIFSFPVADKGWIPCSELSTVAIFFTAVSYQSLSPLAATYARQAMVIEVASSLCGLTQLLPENMTMLGILGRTFATLPLGESVVLQLSIPCLLYVYLFYLFFSMARKRGFRGTYCILVPYLVCFMWCEFSVVLLQNSTAVGIIRTCVAYFLFLFALPVLAVGLAIMLLIQLFKWFLELELTKMIVTLVVCAIPVILRLWTRFSTSILGVFRTVTHRGPVKVILLCISMVILLFSIYVNHAEGQKVYNSTLTWDQYSQVCGPPAWQSKGMAKTQIFCGHLQGHRVTWTGRFRHVTVAETENGAQSVINMLPVFLGDWLRCLYGETYPKCEPKNATTPTGQFSLPSLLRMQEEEEMCQIKALSKHTCHVKRFDSFRFQVTVGMVRNESAEADDQGRDIVLMASHEFRHVLLNLEPGNMVEFCTKLEGRLGTKAPALELKAINCLDCVSPLLPGGRQVKIERDWRRTTMRALNFAFDFFFSPFLSAKI; encoded by the exons ATGAGGAACCAGAGGAAGACTTATCTAAGGACGAGATGGAAGAGAAAGCCAAAGCGGGCGATGCCAGAGCTCAGACTCGG CTGGCTCAACACTACTTGATTCTTGCTGAAGAGGAGGATAGCGATCTAAACAATCGTCTGGCTGTTAATTGGTTGATAAAAGCGGCAAAGCAGGGAAGAAAGACTGCAGCAAGAGCCTTGCAGCGCTGTTGGATCCGTAAAATAG GAATCACCGAAGAGAATGAGGAAGATGTTCGGAAACTGTCGGCAGAGAGTAAGTTTGAGAGGGCGGTGCGTAAAGCAGCCATGATGATGTACTGGAAGCTTAATCCAGAGAAGAAGTCTAAAGTGGCCATGGCTGAGATGCTGGAGAATGTCAGCCAGGTCAACAAAGGATTGG GGGACACTACAAAAAGGACATCTGGCCCCACCTCGGACGAGACTCAGAAAATACTGGAAAACATGGTCAGCAGTGAGA CCAATCAGCTGGTGGACTTGGACGACTTTGTTGAGATGACTAAAAGTTACGCTCAAGGTATAGTTCCCTCATCGCCTAAGACAGAAAACCCTGATGGCGTGgag GAAGAGCTGACCTCCTCAGAAGGCAAGAAAAGCCCCAGCAGGTCTTGGAGTTTTGGCAGAAGTGGGATGATGCTGGACACGAAGCAGACTGACGCCATTAAAAAAGCAATGGATATGAAATCACGCTTAATG ATGCTGCGCTATCCAGTTGATTCTGCGATGGAGGTGAAGGAGCACCTGGTGGACTGGGCATCGCGGGCCGGCCTCCAATGGCTGAGCACCATCATCCCTACGCAGCATGTCAACACGCttatcttcttcttcatcatcagtAACCTCACCGTTGATTTGTTTGCCTTTGTCATCCCGCTATTGGTCTTCTATCTCTCCTTCATCTCCATGATTATTTGCACACTGCGTGTTGTTCAGAGTAGTAAG ACCTGGGAGAACTTTCGAACTCTGACGTCTCTGCTTACCCGCTTTGAACCCGGTCTGGATGTTGAGCAGGCAGAGACCGACTTTGGTTGGAATAACCTGGAGCCATACATCTACTTTATATTCTCCGTCTTCTTCGTCATATTCTCGTTCCCTGTGGCCGACAAGGGCTGGATCCCCTGTTCGGAGCTCTCGACGGTGGCCATCTTCTTCACAGCCGTCAGCTACCAGAGCCTCAGTCCCTTGGCTGCGACATATGCACGACAAGCAATGGTCATAGAG GTTGCATCATCTCTTTGTGGCTTGACTCAGCTCCTGCCTGAAAACATGACAATGCTTGGCATATTGGGACGCACCTTTGCAACTCTGCCTCTCGGGGAGTCAGTCGTGCTGCAGCTCAGTATTCCCTGCTTGCTCTATGTTTACCTCTTTTACCTCTTCTTCAG CATGGCCAGAAAGCGTGGCTTTCGGGGGACGTACTGCATCCTGGTGCCCTACCTGGTGTGTTTCATGTGGTGCGAATTCTCAGTGGTGCTCCTCCAGAATTCCACGGCAGTGGGCATAATCCGCACCTGTGTGGCCTATTTCCTCTTCCTGTTTGCTCTGCCTGTTCTGGCGGTGGGCCTTGCCATCATGCTCTTAATCCAGCTCTTCAAGTGGTTCCTGGAGCTGGAGCTCACCAAGATGATCGTTACTTTAGTCGTGTGCGCCATCCCCGTCATCCTCCGGCTCTGGACGCGCTTCAGCACGTCTATTCTGGGTGTTTTCCGCACAGTGACGCACCGGGGCCCCGTTAAGGTCATCCTACTTTGCATTTCCATGGTGATCCTGCTCTTCTCGATCTATGTGAATCACGCAGAAGGTCAGAAAGTCTACAACTCCACCTTGACTTGGGACCAGTACAGTCAGGTGTGCGGACCTCCTGCCTGGCAATCTAAAGGTATGGCTAAGACACAGATCTTCTGCGGCCACCTGCAGGGGCACAGGGTCACCTGGACAGGCCGCTTTCGGCACGTCACTGTGGCTGAGACGGAGAATGGAGCGCAGTCTGTCATTAACATGTTGCCAGTGTTTCTTGGGGACTGGCTGCGATGCCTCTATGGTGAGACATACCCTAAATGCGAGCCAAAGAATGCGACGACCCCGACAGGTCAGTTCTCGTTGCCCTCGCTGCTACGGatgcaggaagaggaagagatGTGTCAGATCAAGGCTTTATCCAAACACACCTGTCACGTCAAGCGCTTCGACAGCTTCCGGTTTCAAGTGACCGTAGGGATGGTCAGGAATGAAAGCGCAGAGGCGGATGACCAAGGCAGGGATATCGTGCTGATGGCCAGCCATGAGTTCCGACACGTCCTGCTCAACCTGGAACCAGGCAATATGGTGGAGTTCTGCACCAAGCTGGAGGGCCGTCTCGGAACCAAAGCTCCAGCATTGGAGTTGAAGGCCATCAACTGTCTGGACTGTGTTTCCCCACTGTTGCCTGGGGGCCGGCAGGTAAAGATCGAGAGGGACTGGAGACGCACGACAATGCGAGCTTTGAATTTTGCGTTTGATTTCTTCTTTTCTCCCTTCCTGTCAGCAAAGATCTAA
- the hpf1 gene encoding histone PARylation factor 1 — protein MAASSTGSQSQSRCAWRALPLQMAVLHLPTVQWLHVKIRRRRTRRSDRGKKMTGRAKRKPKSIQESGGGNGEMKKLCPDDVKAPPPSKVSPQQRDEMLQLYKLHMPEDLYHFWDLCKELCPDNPCGALKKTLGLQLVGPFDILAGDHHNCKNASPNFHLHWRYFYDPPEFQTILQGSEESQHHIGYYRDNPDSLPAFVGENEAKKGCTITQMGDNVFAAVHLFLQRKKKEKGRQKIREEDFENLEAKLTERAETLNLSLAQKTKGMKQRDKKVVTRTFHGAGIVVPVDKNDVGYRELPETDAALKKICKAIAEARNDEERVKAFGPLQQMITFVQFANDECDYGMGYELGVDLFCFGSHYFHKVVKQLLPMAYHLLNRNLFGEILEAHLTSRSHDNLDQLSSC, from the exons ATGGCAGCCTCCTCTActggcagccaatcgcagagccgATGTGCTTGGCGAGCCCTCCCACTGCAG atggcagtactTCATTTACCTACGGTGCAGTGGCTACATGTTAAAATCCGTCGAAGAAGAACTCGGAGGAGCGACAGGGGGAAGAAAATGACAGGGCGCGCAAAAAGAAAGCCCAAATCCATTCAG GAGTCGGGAGGAGGCAATGGAGAGATGAAGAAACTGTGCCCTGATGATGTCAAGGCCCCGCCCCCATCCAAGGTGTCTCCACAGCAACGTGACGAGATGTTGCAGCTCTACAAACTGCATATGCCTGAGGACCTGTACCATTTCTGGGACTTGTGCAAGGAGCTTTGTCCAGACAACCCATGTG GCGCCCTGAAAAAGACACTTGGTTTGCAGCTGGTTGGTCCTTTTGATATCCTGGCTGGCGATCACCATAACTGCAAGAATGCTTCCCCAAACTTCCACCTTCACTGGAGGTATTTCTACGACCCACCGGAGTTCCAGACCATTCTACAGGGCAGTGAAGAAAGCCAGCATCACATCGGCTACTACAG AGATAATCCAGACTCCCTTCCCGCCTTTGTTGGGGAGAATGAAGCCAAGAAGGGCTGCACTATAACACAGATGGGAGACAACGTGTTTGCTGCTGTTCA CCTGTTCCTGCaaaggaagaagaaggagaagggcAGGCAGAAAATACGGGAAGAAGATTTTGAAAACCTGGAGGCAAAGTTGACTGAGCGAGCAGAGACTCTAAATTTGTCCTTAGCGCAGAAGACCAAAGGCATGAAGCAGCGGGACAAAAAG GTTGTGACCAGAACATTCCACGGTGCTGGTATTGTTGTACCGGTCGACAAGAATGATGTGGGATACAGAGAACTTCCAGAAACTGATG CTGCTCTCAAAAAGATCTGCAAGGCCATTGCCGAAGCTCGTAATGATGAAGAGCGCGTCAAAGCCTTTGGACCTCTCCAGCAGATGATCACATTTGTTCAGTTTGCTAATGATGAATGTGACTACGGCATGGGCTATGAGCTGGGAGTGGACCTTTTCTGTTTCGGATCGCAC TACTTCCACAAGGTTGTCAAGCAACTTCTACCCATGGCCTACCATTTACTGAATAGAAATTTGTTTGGAGAGATTCTGGAGGCCCACCTCACCAGCCGTAGCCATGACAACCTGGACCAGCTCTCATCTTGTTAA
- the ppp2r2ca gene encoding protein phosphatase 2, regulatory subunit B, gamma a has product MGEDAESPKINHTFLRDYVTEADVISTVEFNQTGDLLATGDKGGRVVIFQRETESKRESEEVLEIGDSGEYNVYSTFQSHEPDFDYLKSLEIEEKINKIKWLSQQNAAHFLLSTNDKTIKLWKVSERDKRPEGYNLKDEEGRLKDISTITSLQVPVLKPTDLMVEVRPRRVFSNGHTYHVNSISVNSDGETYLSADDLRINMWHLGITDRSFNIVDIKPANMEDLTEVITAAEFHPQHCHLFVYSSSKGTLRLCDMRSSALCDKHTKLFEEPEDPGSRSFFSEIISSVSDVKFSHSGRYLLTRDYLTAKVWDLNMDKGPVETYQVHEYLRSKLCSLYENDCIFDKFECVWNSSDSVIMTGAYNSFFQMFDRETGRGVTLEAWRESSKPRAVLRTRRVYTGGKRRRGDVGVDSLDFSKKILHMAWHPSENIIAIAATNNLYIFQDRVNPDTQ; this is encoded by the exons ATGGGCGAGGACGCTGAGAGCCCCAAGATCAACCACACCTTCCTACGAGACTATGTCACTGAAG CTGATGTCATCTCCACGGTGGAGTTCAACCAGACAGGCGACCTACTGGCCACGGGAGATAAAGGAGGCCGAGTGGTCATCTTCCAGAGAGAAACAGAG TCTAAAAGGGAGTCCGAGGAGGTGTTGGAGATCGGCGACTCAGGGGAGTATAATGTATACAGCACCTTCCAGAGCCACGAGCCAGACTTTGACTACCTAAAGAGTCTGGAGATTGAAGAGAAAATCAACAAGATTAAATGGCTGTCACAACAGAATGCTGCACATTTTCTCCTCTCCACCAATG ATAAGACCATTAAACTGTGGAAGGTGAGTGAAAGAGACAAGAGACCAGAGGGCTATAACCTGAAAGATGAGGAGGGCCGCCTCAAGGACATCTCCACCATCACCTCCCTGCAG GTGCCAGTACTGAAACCCACAGATCTGATGGTGGAGGTCCGCCCCAGACGAGTGTTCTCCAACGGTCACACCTACCATGTCAACTCCATCTCAGTCAACAGCGACGGGGAGACCTACCTGTCAGCTGATGACCTTCGTATCAATATGTGGCATCTGGGCATCACTGACCGCAGCTTCA ACATTGTGGACATAAAGCCAGCCAACATGGAGGATCTTACGGAGGTGATAACGGCAGCAGAGTTCCACCCTCAACACTGTCACCTGTTTGTGTACAGCAGCAGTAAGGGCACCCTGCGCCTCTGTGACATGAGATCCTCTGCGCTTTGTgataaacacacaaaat TGTTCGAAGAACCTGAGGATCCAGGGAGCCGCTCCTTCTTCTCCGAAATCATCTCCTCTGTGTCAGATGTCAAGTTCAGCCACAGTGGACGCTACCTGCTGACCAGAGACTACCTCACCGCCAAGGTGTGGGACTTGAACATGGACAAAGGCCCTGTGGAGACGTATCAG GTTCATGAATACCTACGGAGTAAGCTGTGCTCACTCTATGAGAATGACTGCATCTTTGACAAGTTTGAGTGTGTTTGGAACAGTTCAGACAG CGTAATTATGACCGGGGCCTACAACAGCTTCTTCCAGATGTTTGATCGAGAAACGGGACGGGGCGTGACCCTTGAGGCCTGGCGGGAGAGCAGCAAGCCGCGGGCCGTGTTACGTACCCGCCGCGTGTACACCGGAGGAAAACGTCGGCGTGGAGATGTGGGTGTTGATAGCTTGGACTTCAGTAAGAAGATCCTGCACATGGCTTGGCATCCATCAGAGAATATCATCGCTATAGCAGCCACCAACAACCTGTACATTTTCCAGGACCGTGTCAACCCGGACACACAGTGA
- the wfs1a gene encoding wolframin isoform X1, with amino-acid sequence MESTLSSDGLFSPEMAPKNKTTEVSSEPSTESSPLPTSASAGPDCSNPTPATDSSQSSIPTKRTFASIAQRVIIQERLRKAEEEDDADEEDEEPEEDLSKDEMEEKAKAGDARAQTRLAQHYLILAEEEDSDLNNRLAVNWLIKAAKQGRKTAARALQRCWIRKIGITEENEEDVRKLSAESKFERAVRKAAMMMYWKLNPEKKSKVAMAEMLENVSQVNKGLGDTTKRTSGPTSDETQKILENMVSSETNQLVDLDDFVEMTKSYAQGIVPSSPKTENPDGVEVKEKKKRKSAQKRQLNKMCEMYLCFDLCKEELTSSEGKKSPSRSWSFGRSGMMLDTKQTDAIKKAMDMKSRLMMLRYPVDSAMEVKEHLVDWASRAGLQWLSTIIPTQHVNTLIFFFIISNLTVDLFAFVIPLLVFYLSFISMIICTLRVVQSSKTWENFRTLTSLLTRFEPGLDVEQAETDFGWNNLEPYIYFIFSVFFVIFSFPVADKGWIPCSELSTVAIFFTAVSYQSLSPLAATYARQAMVIEVASSLCGLTQLLPENMTMLGILGRTFATLPLGESVVLQLSIPCLLYVYLFYLFFSMARKRGFRGTYCILVPYLVCFMWCEFSVVLLQNSTAVGIIRTCVAYFLFLFALPVLAVGLAIMLLIQLFKWFLELELTKMIVTLVVCAIPVILRLWTRFSTSILGVFRTVTHRGPVKVILLCISMVILLFSIYVNHAEGQKVYNSTLTWDQYSQVCGPPAWQSKGMAKTQIFCGHLQGHRVTWTGRFRHVTVAETENGAQSVINMLPVFLGDWLRCLYGETYPKCEPKNATTPTGQFSLPSLLRMQEEEEMCQIKALSKHTCHVKRFDSFRFQVTVGMVRNESAEADDQGRDIVLMASHEFRHVLLNLEPGNMVEFCTKLEGRLGTKAPALELKAINCLDCVSPLLPGGRQVKIERDWRRTTMRALNFAFDFFFSPFLSAKI; translated from the exons ATGAGGAACCAGAGGAAGACTTATCTAAGGACGAGATGGAAGAGAAAGCCAAAGCGGGCGATGCCAGAGCTCAGACTCGG CTGGCTCAACACTACTTGATTCTTGCTGAAGAGGAGGATAGCGATCTAAACAATCGTCTGGCTGTTAATTGGTTGATAAAAGCGGCAAAGCAGGGAAGAAAGACTGCAGCAAGAGCCTTGCAGCGCTGTTGGATCCGTAAAATAG GAATCACCGAAGAGAATGAGGAAGATGTTCGGAAACTGTCGGCAGAGAGTAAGTTTGAGAGGGCGGTGCGTAAAGCAGCCATGATGATGTACTGGAAGCTTAATCCAGAGAAGAAGTCTAAAGTGGCCATGGCTGAGATGCTGGAGAATGTCAGCCAGGTCAACAAAGGATTGG GGGACACTACAAAAAGGACATCTGGCCCCACCTCGGACGAGACTCAGAAAATACTGGAAAACATGGTCAGCAGTGAGA CCAATCAGCTGGTGGACTTGGACGACTTTGTTGAGATGACTAAAAGTTACGCTCAAGGTATAGTTCCCTCATCGCCTAAGACAGAAAACCCTGATGGCGTGgaggtaaaagaaaaaaagaaaagaaaatcagctCAGAAACGGCAATTgaataaaatgtgtgaaatgtaTCTGTGTTTTGATTTATGCAAGGAAGAGCTGACCTCCTCAGAAGGCAAGAAAAGCCCCAGCAGGTCTTGGAGTTTTGGCAGAAGTGGGATGATGCTGGACACGAAGCAGACTGACGCCATTAAAAAAGCAATGGATATGAAATCACGCTTAATG ATGCTGCGCTATCCAGTTGATTCTGCGATGGAGGTGAAGGAGCACCTGGTGGACTGGGCATCGCGGGCCGGCCTCCAATGGCTGAGCACCATCATCCCTACGCAGCATGTCAACACGCttatcttcttcttcatcatcagtAACCTCACCGTTGATTTGTTTGCCTTTGTCATCCCGCTATTGGTCTTCTATCTCTCCTTCATCTCCATGATTATTTGCACACTGCGTGTTGTTCAGAGTAGTAAG ACCTGGGAGAACTTTCGAACTCTGACGTCTCTGCTTACCCGCTTTGAACCCGGTCTGGATGTTGAGCAGGCAGAGACCGACTTTGGTTGGAATAACCTGGAGCCATACATCTACTTTATATTCTCCGTCTTCTTCGTCATATTCTCGTTCCCTGTGGCCGACAAGGGCTGGATCCCCTGTTCGGAGCTCTCGACGGTGGCCATCTTCTTCACAGCCGTCAGCTACCAGAGCCTCAGTCCCTTGGCTGCGACATATGCACGACAAGCAATGGTCATAGAG GTTGCATCATCTCTTTGTGGCTTGACTCAGCTCCTGCCTGAAAACATGACAATGCTTGGCATATTGGGACGCACCTTTGCAACTCTGCCTCTCGGGGAGTCAGTCGTGCTGCAGCTCAGTATTCCCTGCTTGCTCTATGTTTACCTCTTTTACCTCTTCTTCAG CATGGCCAGAAAGCGTGGCTTTCGGGGGACGTACTGCATCCTGGTGCCCTACCTGGTGTGTTTCATGTGGTGCGAATTCTCAGTGGTGCTCCTCCAGAATTCCACGGCAGTGGGCATAATCCGCACCTGTGTGGCCTATTTCCTCTTCCTGTTTGCTCTGCCTGTTCTGGCGGTGGGCCTTGCCATCATGCTCTTAATCCAGCTCTTCAAGTGGTTCCTGGAGCTGGAGCTCACCAAGATGATCGTTACTTTAGTCGTGTGCGCCATCCCCGTCATCCTCCGGCTCTGGACGCGCTTCAGCACGTCTATTCTGGGTGTTTTCCGCACAGTGACGCACCGGGGCCCCGTTAAGGTCATCCTACTTTGCATTTCCATGGTGATCCTGCTCTTCTCGATCTATGTGAATCACGCAGAAGGTCAGAAAGTCTACAACTCCACCTTGACTTGGGACCAGTACAGTCAGGTGTGCGGACCTCCTGCCTGGCAATCTAAAGGTATGGCTAAGACACAGATCTTCTGCGGCCACCTGCAGGGGCACAGGGTCACCTGGACAGGCCGCTTTCGGCACGTCACTGTGGCTGAGACGGAGAATGGAGCGCAGTCTGTCATTAACATGTTGCCAGTGTTTCTTGGGGACTGGCTGCGATGCCTCTATGGTGAGACATACCCTAAATGCGAGCCAAAGAATGCGACGACCCCGACAGGTCAGTTCTCGTTGCCCTCGCTGCTACGGatgcaggaagaggaagagatGTGTCAGATCAAGGCTTTATCCAAACACACCTGTCACGTCAAGCGCTTCGACAGCTTCCGGTTTCAAGTGACCGTAGGGATGGTCAGGAATGAAAGCGCAGAGGCGGATGACCAAGGCAGGGATATCGTGCTGATGGCCAGCCATGAGTTCCGACACGTCCTGCTCAACCTGGAACCAGGCAATATGGTGGAGTTCTGCACCAAGCTGGAGGGCCGTCTCGGAACCAAAGCTCCAGCATTGGAGTTGAAGGCCATCAACTGTCTGGACTGTGTTTCCCCACTGTTGCCTGGGGGCCGGCAGGTAAAGATCGAGAGGGACTGGAGACGCACGACAATGCGAGCTTTGAATTTTGCGTTTGATTTCTTCTTTTCTCCCTTCCTGTCAGCAAAGATCTAA